In Desulfobacter hydrogenophilus, the genomic stretch CAAACCCAATCTCATCATTGCGGCGTACTGGAAGCCGGACATCCAGATCACCTTCGGCCACCCTTTCAGCTCCTCGGGTCAAGGCGGACAGCGGCACCATGATCTGTCGGGTCAGCAGATAAGCTACAATACCCATAAGAACGCTAAAACAGCAGATAATAATAATATTCCGATGACGGGCATGAATCATTCCGGAGAAAGCTTTTTCATAGTTTTCCGCAATAAAAAGCCCCCACTCCAGTTCTCGAAACGGGACAACCAGCCCCATTAAACGTTCACCCAGGCCGTTTGTATATTCACGAAGCATTTGCCTGTCACCAGAAGGCGATAGATTGATTTCATTGAGAACTTTTTTAGTTCCCCTGCCGTACAAAAACTGCCGACCAGTTCTTACATCTACAAGGGATTCATAGGTCCAGTTACCAGCGTCTCCAAATTTGGCCGAATCCAATAAAGGCAGTAACCCGGTGAGTCTGACTTCAATGGCCAGCAATGTTTCATATTCATAGAATTGGTCTAGAAAAAGGGGAAGGCCAATCAGGAGAAGAGGCGACTTATCCCTTGGATCAATATATACGTTTCCTTTGAACCATTGCCTGTCTGAAATTTGTTCGATGTAATCATCAGGAAAAGGAAACGGCCGGTCACGACCACTGCTTTGAGACGCGGCGATCACGGAGCCGGTCCTGGAAAGTACAAAAATCCGGACATAATCTTTAAACTGATGCTGTAATGTACTGAGGTAGGTTTCAAGTATTTTGATATTTTGTAGCCGATTTTTACTGTCATCCGCACTTTCTTCAGGTATTTTAAGATAAGCCGTAGCAGCTTCCGATACAATTGACGCGTTGGAGAACACGGTCAGATCATAAACCCGTTTTTTAAGCCACAGGCAAATTTCCCTTTCCATGATCTGTGCGGAATCGACAAATCGTTGCTCTACCTTTTCCTCCAGCGTGGTTTGCAGCATATTCTGGAGCAAAAGCCCCATGGATAGGGACGGTATGGCCGTGACCAATACCGCAAAAACAAAAATTCGGTTCCTGATACTCAACAGATATCCGTGCTTATTTTTCCGCTTGCCCATTCGGCTTACCCATATATCGCTAAGGATTATACTTCTTTCAAGACCTTAATCTCTATATATTCAACAATATCCTTGGTTTTTTCTTTATATTCAAGCATATGTACAGAGGATAAATGCGCCGTTAAATCCTCTACACTGCGCCATTTTTCAATAATGGTAACCACACGTTTATTCAATTTCTGCGGCGGAAGCCCTGTGGGTATGTCAACAGTGGGGATATACTCAATACATCCCTCTTCCCCAAGAACAGCAGGCATATTGGATTTAAAAATTTTAATAAACTTGTCTAATTGACCGTCCTTAACATAAATTGATGCAATGACACTTATCATAGTTAAAATCCTTATTGAGATTTTATTTTCAGCGGGTGAAATCCGCGTTTTGAACGAAAGAATAGACTAAAAAAATCCGGATGACAACCGTTCTCATCCACCATGATATGCGGTCGGAACCGCTTAGGGTAGCCTAAGGACTGCAGATTAAATAACTTGAACGAAATAGCTTGCCTATTGGCCCATCTACTTCGTTGTATCAAAGGCCCAATAGGCCTTCAACCTTTAATACGCCTTGTAGATGAACCAAAATTCGGCGTTATTTCTGCCCAACTTATTTAATCTGCGGTCCTAAGCGACAGAACAGTTTTTTGTAGCGCTATTTTTTAGATGAGGCAGGGTTGTTCAGACGGTCAAAATTTGCAAATATATTATTGATGGTTGCCCTGCAGCGGATCATTTCATCCGGCTCTATTCCCTGCGCTGCTTCATTTAACATTTCTTCTACAAAACCAACAAGATGGGGTTTTAATTCTTTGGCTTTATTTGTTAGGTAAACAAGATTGCTGCGTTTATCATTTCGGTCAGTAATCCTGAGTACAATATTCTTTTTCTCAAGCCCATTTAAAAGGCGGGTAACAGCGGCTTTGTCTTTAACGGCGGTCCGGGCAAGGGCCTGCTGGGTCTGACCGTCCTGACGGTAAAGATGAACAAGGATGCTCCACTGCTCGTAACTGACATCAATTCCGGCGTCCTGGAATTTTTTTGACAGCCGCTTTATGATTGCCCGGGATAACCGGCCCACAAGATAACCAATGGATTGGTCAATGATCTTGCTATAGTCGTCCACTTATTTCTTTTTAAACATATTTTTTAAATAAGAGATCCAGATTCCACTGAGAAACCAGGAATACGCCCAGGTACCAAGTGTAATGGCAATAAAAGCCTTGACAATATCCATGGTGCTGCCGTTAAGGGAAAATCCAGGCACGTATCCAAAAAGAAGGGGGCCCAGGTACAAGAATTTGGCAAATTTGAAGGCAGAAAAGGCTGTGCGCCACATGTTGGCTTTGGCAATGGTTGCACCTGCAAAGGCCGCAATACAGACGGGTGGTGTTATATTTGAATCCTGGGACAGCCAGTAAACAATCATGTGTGCAGCAATCTGATTAACCCCAAGATGGGTCAGGGCGGGTACCGCCACGACTGCAGTAATCAAATAAGCTGCGGTGACCGGAACACCCATACCTAATACCAGGGAGGCCAGGGCCACAAGCATTATGGTCAGCAGCAGGGAACCGCCAGCAAGCTCGATCATGATATCTGCAAAAGTTAATACCAGGCCGGAAAAGGTTAAAACACCGATAATAATACCTATGACACCGACCGTGGCACCGATTTTAAGACTGTTTTCAGTACCGGACCGGGAAGCCTCAAGAAAATTGACCAGTCCGGGTTTTACCTGTTCAGGTTTTTTGATGTATACAAAAACAGCGGCAATAAAACCGATCAGAAAGCCGACCCACTGGGGGATGACCAGGCTACCGGAACCGCCCCCAAAACCGTTGATCAAAGAAATTAAAAATACCCCGGTTACGATAAAGGCCATAGTCAGATCCATGGATGTATCCGATCTCACCCGACTGATGAAAAGACAGGTAACAAGGCCGAGGATAGCTGAAAATCCGGGAGAATAACCCGTGAGCATCAAAATGGTGATGGAGATCAGGGGAAGGGTATAAAACCATTCGGTTTTAAAAATATGGCTGGCAGACTGCTCACTTTTCTCTCCGACAATATTATCTTTTTTCGCCTCATAGTGAACCATGCAGAACACACTGAAAAAATACATAAATGCAGGGAAAATGGCCACCAGCATGATTCTTGAATAGGGAACACCGGTCAGCTCTGCCATGATAAAACCGCCTGCACCCATGATCGGAGGCATGAACATACCGCCGATGGAAGCTGCCGGCTCAATGCCACCGGCCACATGGGGTTTGAATCCTGCTTTTTTCATCATGGGAATGGTGAACATGCCTGTGGAAACCGTATTGGCAATGGCTGAGCCGGATATTGAGCCGAAAAGTCCGGATGCGATGACGGAGACCTTACCCGGTCCGCCGATTTTATGACCAACAGCAGCCAAGGGCCAGTCAATAAAAAATTTCTGGGCCCCGCATTTTTCAAGGAAAGCCCCAAACAGAACAAATAAAATTACATATGTTGCCAGAACATTGGCCATGATGCCGAAGACACCGTCACTTTTGTAGAATATGCTGATGCACAACTCCGTAAATGGTGCGCCGGCGTGGGAAATTAAATCCGGGGCCATATATCCGTACACCCCGTAAATAAGCATTAAGGCGCCCATGATAACAAACACATTGCCCACAACGCGGCGGGCCAGCTCAATACCGATAAGAACGCCGATGACGGCAAAAACCATATCAATCGTTGTTTCTGCACCAGTCCGGTAATTGATGACTTCAAAAAGGAAAATCCAGTATCCGATTGAAGCAATGGATAAAAGGATCAACACATAATCAATAATCCTGCCAACAAGGGATTTGGATTTATACAACAGAAAGACAAGGATATAGGTGATGATAACATATATCCCCCGGTGGTACTGCGTTGCCATGGGCTGCACGATGGCAGACCAAGAGTAAAACAGAACCAAAAAGATTGAAAGGAGATCGAATATAATTTGTTCCAGTCGATTAAGTTTTTCGTACACGGGTCTCTTCCTGTCAATTATTATTTAAATAGTGTTTGAACGAAAAGTCACCCTTCTGCGCTTGCATATGGGGCACTTTTCATCCAAACATAGGGTTTCGTTCAGACACTACATATTTCAATGCCATTTGGACAGAAAAGCCCAAGCCTTTTTGCCCGGAATAAATAAAAAGAGCTTAGGATTTATAATACCCCTTTTTCCTTCCAGAATTTTTCAGCACCTGGATGAAAGGGGGTGACGATACCGTCGGCGCCATGTTCAACAGCCATACTTTTAAATGTGTTTTTCTGGGACTTCATATGGGCAAGGCCCTCATCGGAAAAAATCAGGGTCAACATTTTGTAAACGGTTTCATCAGACACTTTGGCATTTGCCACCCAGAGGGTGGAATCCTGGAATGACGACGTGTCAGAATCTACGCCGTTATATGTGTTTGCAGGGATGGACAGTTTTACAAAATAGGGGTATTTGTCATAAAAACCTGTTGCTTTTGCGTCTGCATCAAGATCAACCATGGCAATATGATTGGTTTGGGCCGCCATCATAACGGCTCCGGAGGGGAATGCCGTGAACAGCCAGAATGCGTCAAGCTGATTGTTGCCAAAGGCCTGGGCTGCATCATTGTATCCCATGGCGTTTCTTTCTATCTTATCCCATACGCCCATGTGTTTAAAAAAGAGTTCACAATTGGCAAAGGCACCGGAACCGGCATTGCCGACACCGACTTTTTTACCGGCAAGGTCTTTGGTGCTTTTGATGCCCGACCCTTTGTGCACAACAAGCTGTGCCGGTGCGCCATAAAGCCATGCCACGGCCAGTACGTTTTCATATTTTCTGGTATCGTTTGACAGTAGACCATGGCGTCCCTGGTAAACATGCCCGGAATAGACAACGCTCATCTGTTGTCTGCCGGTATTTGTTTTTCTTAAATTTTCAGTTGAGCCGCCGGAAGACTGGGCCTGAACTTTAAACTCTTTGACTGCTTTCATGGGTTTATAAACTTGGATGCTGTTGGCCACGACTTGAAACGTTCCACCGGCAGGACCGCCACCGAATACAATTCGTTCCCTGGTAAAACCAGGCTGGCAAAAGACCATGGAAACGATCCCGATAAAACCAAGAATCAATAGATGTTTATCCTTCATAATGTTCTCCTATCTACCTTTAATAATTTAAAAAAAACAAATGAACCGAAATTCATAATATCAATCGATCTTAAAAAGATCAATGAGAGTTTCTATGAACGGACTGTGTCCATATTTCTCCGTGTAAGATGGTTTCAGCATCGGGGTGTGCGCTATCTGTTGCCCATGCAGATCCGGGCCGCCACATTGACCGCTTCAACACCATCTGAAGAATATTCTGCACCAATGGATTCGGCCCACTCCCGGGTCACCACGGCACCGCCCACCATAACCTTGCATGCAAGCCTGTTCTCCTTTACCAGGTCAATGACCTCGGGCATGCGTACCATGGTGGTGGTCATCAGGGCGGACAGCCCGATAAGATCGGCCTTGTGGGTCTGGGCCGCCTTAATGATATCTGCGGCCGTGACATCCTTGCCCAGATCAATCACATCAAACCCGAAATTTCTGAGCATCAGCACCACAATATTTTTTCCAATGTCGTGGATATCCCCCTGGACCGTGGCAAAGACCAGGGTTCCCTTTTTTTCATTTGCACCGGATGCCTGAAGAGCGGGTTCAAGCACGGCAAACCCCTTTTGCATGGTCTCGGCACTGGCAATCAGCTGGGGAAGAAAATACTTTCTTGCATCATAGTATTCTCCCACGGTCATGATGGCCGGAATCATATTTTTTTCCAGCAGTTCGGATGGGGCGATTCCCTTTTCAAGGGCTTGATTACAAAGCCGTTCAATATCCTCCCTTCGGCCTTCAATCACCGCCGCCACAATCTGCTCTTCTACGGGCAGATCCGCTATTTTTTCAGCAGTTGTCTCTTTTTTTTTTTCCGCGTTTTTATCCTTTGCAAATCGCTGGATATATGACAAAGCATCCCGGTCCCGGCCGGTTAAAACATCCGAGGCCGCTTTGGTATCCATCAAAAGCTCATGGGACGGGTTGGCAATGGCCCAGGAGAGCCCGGCACCAGCAGCCATGGCAAAAAAGGAGGCATTCACCCACCCGCGTTCGGGCAGACCAAAAGAGATGTTGGACAATCCGAGAACCGTACCAAACCCCTGTTCGGAGGCCCATTTAACGGTTGCAAGGGTCTCTTTGGCAGCCTGGGGATTACTGGATACGGTCATAACCAGGCCGTCCACAACCAGATCTTTGTTTTTGTACCCATAGACGGCGGCCCGTTCGGCAATTTCAGTGACCAGCTCTTTTCTTCGTTCAGCCTTGTCCGGCAACTCATTGTCGGCCAGGGGCAGCACAATGAGCATGGCCCCATATTTGGCCGCCACCGGCAAAAGTTTATCAAGTTTTTCTTTTTCAGCTGAAATTGAGTTGATCAACGCCCGACCCGGGTAATAACGTACGGCCGCTTCCACCACATCCGGATCCGAGGAGTCAATGACCAAGGGCAGATTCACCACCGGTACCACACTTGAAATGATATCTAAAAGGGTCTGTTTTTCATCAATTCCGGGCATGCCTGCGTTGATGTCCAGCAGGTCGGCCCCGGCCGCAGCCTGGTCCCGGGCCAGTTTGCGCACATAGGCCATGTTCCCCGCTTTCAGCTCCCCTTGCAGGATCTTTTTCCCGGTGGGGTTGATGCGTTCTCCAATGATGCGGATCGTGCTCTTTGAATCCGTAATCAGCGCCTGGGTGGCCGAAGAGAGCATGGCCGTTTCCATAGGCTTTCTTTCCAAAGGAGAGAGTCCTTCCATGCCCCGGGCCAGTTTGGCGATATGCTCGGGGTTGGTACCGCAGCAGCCCCCCATGATATTGACCCCGGCTTCGGCAAAGGGCCGGGCAAAATGGCTGAACTCATCGGCATTCATGGGAAATACGGTTTCGTTGTCTTTTATGACGGGCATCCCCGCATTGGGTTTGGCCATCACCGGAATCTGTACCATCTTTCGGATACGCCGGATAACGTTAAGCATCTCTGTGGGACCGGTGGAGCAGTTGACACCCACCACATCGGCCCCTAAACTTTCAAGGGTGACAGCCATGGCCTCGGGCGTGGTGCCGTTTAAGCTGTGCCCGGTTTCATCAAAGGTCATGGACACCATGGTAAACCCGCTGCAAAGCTCCTTAACAGCAAGCAGGGCGGCCCGGCTCTCTTGGATATCAATCTGGGTCTCAATGACAAAAAGATCCACACCGCCGTCAATCAACCCCTTTACCTGGCGTTTAAATCCCTGTATGGCCTGTTCAAAATCAAGATCACCAAAGGGCATGATAAACCGGCCGCAGGGACCGATATCCCCGACGATCAGCGGGCGGATTCCTTCCCGGGCCGCCAACTCATCCGCCGTTTTAACCGCATTTTCTGCAATCGTGCAGTTAATCTGCTCAGTTTTATCGGCAGCGCCGAACTCTTCAAGCTTCCAGGGGGTGCCCCCAAAAGTGCAGGTGTAAAGCATATCTGAACCTGCCCGGGCATAGGCGCGGTATATGTCGGCCGATACCTCGGGATTTTCCATGGACCAGAGTTCCGGGCTGACCCCCGGCGGCAGGCCGCGTTTCTGCATCTCGGTGCCGGTGGCACCGTCCAGGATAAGAATTCGTTTATTAATAATGTCCAGTATGCTTTTGTTTTTTTCTCCCACGTTATTTTTACTCCCCTGTCACTTTTGAAATACCGCAAAATGCGGTAACGCTTTTTTCCGGTATCAGGATACAGGTTTCCGTTATGGCCACCCCAAGCGTTTCCATTTTAAGAATTTGATATACATCTGCCTGAAATCGGATGTCAAAGTCTCCATAACCAGCAGAAAACCGCTTTAATTTCAACATTTTTCGTTCTCTCACCAGCTCTTTGTTAAATAATGCCATCAGCCAGTCAAATCCTT encodes the following:
- a CDS encoding diguanylate cyclase codes for the protein MSIRNRIFVFAVLVTAIPSLSMGLLLQNMLQTTLEEKVEQRFVDSAQIMEREICLWLKKRVYDLTVFSNASIVSEAATAYLKIPEESADDSKNRLQNIKILETYLSTLQHQFKDYVRIFVLSRTGSVIAASQSSGRDRPFPFPDDYIEQISDRQWFKGNVYIDPRDKSPLLLIGLPLFLDQFYEYETLLAIEVRLTGLLPLLDSAKFGDAGNWTYESLVDVRTGRQFLYGRGTKKVLNEINLSPSGDRQMLREYTNGLGERLMGLVVPFRELEWGLFIAENYEKAFSGMIHARHRNIIIICCFSVLMGIVAYLLTRQIMVPLSALTRGAERVAEGDLDVRLPVRRNDEIGFATTVFNDMVAKLKLSQTKLEQLATTDSLTGLNNRKQVMSILHDHYAYYRRYATAFSVLMLDVDHFKVVNDTYGHQAGDTVLKQVAEIFNENLRNVDSAGRYGGEEFLVILAESGVDESIQAAERIRKAVASHIFTHEEQKIRVHISVGIGRIQKQDRDEQKVVSRADMALYRAKDEGRNRVVYQADDDQ
- a CDS encoding putative quinol monooxygenase — its product is MISVIASIYVKDGQLDKFIKIFKSNMPAVLGEEGCIEYIPTVDIPTGLPPQKLNKRVVTIIEKWRSVEDLTAHLSSVHMLEYKEKTKDIVEYIEIKVLKEV
- a CDS encoding MarR family winged helix-turn-helix transcriptional regulator, with the protein product MDDYSKIIDQSIGYLVGRLSRAIIKRLSKKFQDAGIDVSYEQWSILVHLYRQDGQTQQALARTAVKDKAAVTRLLNGLEKKNIVLRITDRNDKRSNLVYLTNKAKELKPHLVGFVEEMLNEAAQGIEPDEMIRCRATINNIFANFDRLNNPASSKK
- a CDS encoding TRAP transporter permease, giving the protein MYEKLNRLEQIIFDLLSIFLVLFYSWSAIVQPMATQYHRGIYVIITYILVFLLYKSKSLVGRIIDYVLILLSIASIGYWIFLFEVINYRTGAETTIDMVFAVIGVLIGIELARRVVGNVFVIMGALMLIYGVYGYMAPDLISHAGAPFTELCISIFYKSDGVFGIMANVLATYVILFVLFGAFLEKCGAQKFFIDWPLAAVGHKIGGPGKVSVIASGLFGSISGSAIANTVSTGMFTIPMMKKAGFKPHVAGGIEPAASIGGMFMPPIMGAGGFIMAELTGVPYSRIMLVAIFPAFMYFFSVFCMVHYEAKKDNIVGEKSEQSASHIFKTEWFYTLPLISITILMLTGYSPGFSAILGLVTCLFISRVRSDTSMDLTMAFIVTGVFLISLINGFGGGSGSLVIPQWVGFLIGFIAAVFVYIKKPEQVKPGLVNFLEASRSGTENSLKIGATVGVIGIIIGVLTFSGLVLTFADIMIELAGGSLLLTIMLVALASLVLGMGVPVTAAYLITAVVAVPALTHLGVNQIAAHMIVYWLSQDSNITPPVCIAAFAGATIAKANMWRTAFSAFKFAKFLYLGPLLFGYVPGFSLNGSTMDIVKAFIAITLGTWAYSWFLSGIWISYLKNMFKKK
- a CDS encoding TAXI family TRAP transporter solute-binding subunit produces the protein MKDKHLLILGFIGIVSMVFCQPGFTRERIVFGGGPAGGTFQVVANSIQVYKPMKAVKEFKVQAQSSGGSTENLRKTNTGRQQMSVVYSGHVYQGRHGLLSNDTRKYENVLAVAWLYGAPAQLVVHKGSGIKSTKDLAGKKVGVGNAGSGAFANCELFFKHMGVWDKIERNAMGYNDAAQAFGNNQLDAFWLFTAFPSGAVMMAAQTNHIAMVDLDADAKATGFYDKYPYFVKLSIPANTYNGVDSDTSSFQDSTLWVANAKVSDETVYKMLTLIFSDEGLAHMKSQKNTFKSMAVEHGADGIVTPFHPGAEKFWKEKGVL
- a CDS encoding homocysteine S-methyltransferase family protein, whose protein sequence is MGEKNKSILDIINKRILILDGATGTEMQKRGLPPGVSPELWSMENPEVSADIYRAYARAGSDMLYTCTFGGTPWKLEEFGAADKTEQINCTIAENAVKTADELAAREGIRPLIVGDIGPCGRFIMPFGDLDFEQAIQGFKRQVKGLIDGGVDLFVIETQIDIQESRAALLAVKELCSGFTMVSMTFDETGHSLNGTTPEAMAVTLESLGADVVGVNCSTGPTEMLNVIRRIRKMVQIPVMAKPNAGMPVIKDNETVFPMNADEFSHFARPFAEAGVNIMGGCCGTNPEHIAKLARGMEGLSPLERKPMETAMLSSATQALITDSKSTIRIIGERINPTGKKILQGELKAGNMAYVRKLARDQAAAGADLLDINAGMPGIDEKQTLLDIISSVVPVVNLPLVIDSSDPDVVEAAVRYYPGRALINSISAEKEKLDKLLPVAAKYGAMLIVLPLADNELPDKAERRKELVTEIAERAAVYGYKNKDLVVDGLVMTVSSNPQAAKETLATVKWASEQGFGTVLGLSNISFGLPERGWVNASFFAMAAGAGLSWAIANPSHELLMDTKAASDVLTGRDRDALSYIQRFAKDKNAEKKKETTAEKIADLPVEEQIVAAVIEGRREDIERLCNQALEKGIAPSELLEKNMIPAIMTVGEYYDARKYFLPQLIASAETMQKGFAVLEPALQASGANEKKGTLVFATVQGDIHDIGKNIVVLMLRNFGFDVIDLGKDVTAADIIKAAQTHKADLIGLSALMTTTMVRMPEVIDLVKENRLACKVMVGGAVVTREWAESIGAEYSSDGVEAVNVAARICMGNR